The following proteins come from a genomic window of Micromonospora zamorensis:
- the eccB gene encoding type VII secretion protein EccB → MRTRRDQVQAYRFVTRRIVSALLSGDPETTNLPMRRLGMAVFGSVITAAVVLGGVGAYGQLTGNTAPLNDQTLVIERETGATYVFMSGQLHPTLNYASARLILDKPDAEVRTMSQAALRDRPRGLTLGIVGAPDALPDRKSLTGLPWSVCDVPDPVDPQRSGTRVVIDRALPGGVPLGDRAVLVVVDDQKYLVTNNIRLQVLGGDQTITALKLPGAAQLRVGQQLLNAVPAGPPLRKPSLAGEGESSTRMVASRPATIGQVFSAAGRHYVLTREGLASISEITALLMVGGGGQITDITPNQAGELYVEQRVEEEGLPETMPAFHPAASGRTALCATYRASSSGGPPTTTLEVFDRVPNELTATDPGAVPVPQTRRDAVRTAEAVLLPGGKGVIAQASPGAGTSGSGAAGSTIYLISPQGIRYPLGSAATLGVLGYGGVTPLAVPGSLLALIPTGPTLKREDALSVFSPDGSAAAASPAGPAPSPPANGAAPPTGGAGGGTPTASGSTGADG, encoded by the coding sequence ATGCGGACCCGCCGCGATCAGGTGCAGGCGTACCGCTTCGTCACCCGCCGGATCGTCTCCGCGTTGCTGTCGGGCGATCCGGAGACCACCAACCTGCCGATGCGGCGGCTCGGCATGGCCGTCTTCGGCAGTGTCATCACCGCAGCCGTCGTGCTCGGTGGCGTCGGCGCCTACGGCCAGCTGACCGGGAACACCGCGCCGCTGAACGACCAGACCCTGGTCATCGAACGGGAAACCGGCGCGACGTACGTCTTCATGAGCGGGCAGCTGCATCCGACGCTCAACTACGCGTCGGCCCGCCTGATCCTCGACAAGCCCGACGCCGAGGTGCGGACGATGTCCCAGGCGGCACTGCGGGACCGTCCACGGGGGTTGACCCTCGGCATCGTCGGGGCGCCGGACGCTCTGCCGGACCGCAAGTCGCTGACCGGTCTGCCCTGGTCGGTCTGCGACGTGCCCGATCCGGTCGACCCGCAGCGCTCCGGCACCCGGGTGGTGATCGACCGGGCGCTGCCCGGCGGTGTGCCGCTGGGCGACCGGGCGGTGCTGGTCGTGGTGGACGATCAGAAGTACCTGGTCACCAACAACATCCGACTCCAGGTGCTCGGCGGTGACCAGACGATCACGGCGTTGAAGTTGCCCGGCGCCGCGCAGTTGCGGGTCGGGCAGCAACTGCTCAACGCCGTACCGGCCGGGCCACCGCTGCGCAAGCCGTCGCTGGCCGGTGAGGGTGAGTCCAGCACCCGGATGGTGGCCAGCCGACCGGCCACCATCGGTCAGGTGTTCAGCGCGGCCGGGCGGCACTACGTGCTCACCCGGGAGGGCCTCGCGTCGATCAGTGAGATCACCGCCCTGCTGATGGTCGGCGGCGGCGGTCAGATCACCGACATCACCCCCAACCAGGCGGGCGAGCTGTATGTCGAGCAGCGCGTCGAGGAGGAGGGGCTGCCGGAGACGATGCCCGCCTTCCACCCGGCCGCGTCGGGTCGGACCGCCCTCTGCGCGACCTACCGGGCGAGCAGTTCCGGCGGCCCTCCCACCACGACCCTGGAGGTCTTCGACCGGGTGCCGAACGAGCTGACCGCGACCGATCCGGGCGCGGTGCCGGTGCCACAGACCAGGCGGGACGCCGTACGCACCGCCGAGGCGGTGCTGCTGCCCGGCGGCAAGGGCGTCATCGCGCAGGCCTCGCCCGGTGCCGGGACCAGCGGTTCCGGTGCCGCCGGTTCGACGATCTACCTGATCAGCCCGCAGGGCATCCGATACCCCCTCGGCTCGGCGGCGACGCTGGGGGTGCTCGGTTACGGCGGGGTCACTCCGCTCGCGGTGCCCGGTTCGCTGCTCGCACTGATCCCGACCGGACCCACCCTGAAGCGTGAGGACGCGCTCTCGGTCTTCTCGCCGGACGGGTCGGCGGCGGCCGCATCTCCGGCCGGACCGGCGCCGTCTCCTCCGGCGAACGGCGCGGCGCCGCCGACCGGTGGGGCGGGCGGCGGGACGCCGACGGCGTCGGGATCGACGGGGGCCGACGGCTGA
- a CDS encoding type VII secretion protein EccE yields MTQVQARPARAATDPSTVATRSTPPTDRPGRGRVGPVLVGQLVLLELCVVGVWAASAGPGWVLAVAGGAAVLVVLATFARRGGRWWFEDLLLRRRMRRRGERASAALAGGTAADPRLVALAPELSFIELTDRGTRLGIGQDAQGWFAAVALQSASGTTVGSAHASTVDRVLGVLTDFSAPVSRAQVVAHTLVWYPAPGAPPAAHRTVWVALRVTVSDARVEAVSRGGGLPGVHRTVAAGIGRLGKALTSAGLAHRPLGREELRAAVVSAAGLDLGPEAPTETWRGLRGGGWTHRCMTLRGRSDAPLGPLVDAITATSAPSHTVAATVSVDGRVAAPLLRVAAMDNHVEALVKVVRDVAHRTGMSARPLDGQHGPGVYATAPVASALGVAARPQA; encoded by the coding sequence ATGACGCAGGTTCAGGCACGACCCGCCCGAGCGGCCACGGACCCGTCCACCGTTGCGACGCGGTCGACGCCGCCGACCGACCGGCCCGGCCGTGGACGGGTTGGCCCGGTGCTGGTCGGGCAGCTCGTGTTGTTGGAGTTGTGCGTGGTCGGCGTCTGGGCCGCGTCGGCCGGGCCCGGTTGGGTGCTCGCCGTGGCGGGCGGCGCGGCGGTGCTGGTCGTCCTGGCGACCTTCGCCCGCAGGGGTGGCCGCTGGTGGTTCGAGGATCTGCTGCTGCGCCGGCGGATGCGACGTCGCGGTGAGCGCGCGTCGGCGGCGCTTGCCGGCGGCACGGCCGCCGACCCGCGGTTGGTCGCGCTCGCCCCCGAGTTGAGCTTCATCGAGTTGACCGACCGGGGCACCCGGCTCGGCATCGGGCAGGACGCCCAGGGGTGGTTCGCCGCTGTCGCGTTGCAGTCCGCCAGCGGTACGACGGTCGGCTCGGCGCACGCCTCCACCGTGGATCGGGTTCTGGGCGTGCTCACGGACTTCAGTGCCCCCGTGTCCCGGGCCCAGGTCGTCGCACACACCCTGGTCTGGTATCCGGCGCCCGGTGCGCCGCCAGCGGCTCACCGGACCGTCTGGGTGGCGCTGCGGGTCACCGTCAGCGACGCGCGGGTCGAGGCGGTCAGCAGGGGTGGCGGGCTGCCCGGCGTACACCGGACCGTGGCCGCCGGGATCGGTCGGCTCGGCAAGGCGCTGACCAGCGCGGGTCTGGCGCATCGGCCGCTGGGTCGCGAGGAGCTGCGCGCGGCCGTTGTCTCGGCCGCCGGTCTGGACCTGGGCCCGGAGGCGCCGACGGAGACCTGGCGAGGGCTGCGCGGCGGCGGTTGGACCCACCGGTGCATGACCCTGCGGGGTCGTTCGGACGCGCCACTCGGTCCGCTCGTCGACGCGATCACCGCGACCTCGGCGCCGTCGCACACGGTTGCCGCGACCGTGTCGGTGGACGGCCGGGTGGCGGCGCCGCTGCTGCGGGTCGCCGCGATGGACAACCACGTCGAGGCGCTGGTCAAGGTGGTACGTGACGTCGCCCATCGGACGGGCATGTCCGCCCGACCCCTGGACGGTCAGCATGGTCCGGGCGTCTACGCCACCGCGCCGGTCGCATCCGCGCTGGGGGTCGCCGCCCGCCCGCAAGCGTAG
- the eccD gene encoding type VII secretion integral membrane protein EccD, translating into MATNTATGGLSRITIVAPRTRMDLALPSDVPMADLLPTLLRYAGEDMADEGARHGGWALSRLGGAPLDGGRTAAQLSVRDGEVLYFNPRSAAAPEIVFDDVVDAVATATNQRPGAWQVGATRSFAVVFAAAALGAGALAALFAGPPHLPGAVAALLVAVALLVGAAVLSRAVGDSQTGAVLAIVGLVHAATGGLLLLAGDRPLTELASPHVLLASTAAVVAGAVAVMAVGDRYPLFFAAIGVGAATGLGALLCLVFGLDAPAAAAVVAAVAFGVVPALPMMAYRLARLPVPSIPTGPEDLKTDTESVDGRQVLQRSERADQFMTGLLWTVSLLVLGAQFVLALDGRLPAVLLCLVLALLSLLRARPLLGRAQRTPVLLAGTVGLGLAAAATFADGSLSVRLGLILGGLVLAAVVSLIYGLSVAGKRISPVWGRLLDIAEILLIIALVPLAFWVCGLYGWIVNLRP; encoded by the coding sequence GTGGCGACGAACACGGCGACCGGTGGTCTGAGCCGGATCACCATCGTGGCTCCGCGTACCCGGATGGACCTGGCGCTGCCGTCAGACGTCCCGATGGCGGACCTGCTTCCCACCCTGCTGCGCTACGCGGGTGAGGACATGGCCGACGAGGGCGCGCGGCACGGTGGCTGGGCACTGTCCAGACTGGGCGGTGCGCCGCTGGACGGTGGGCGTACGGCTGCGCAGCTCAGTGTTCGTGACGGTGAGGTGCTCTACTTCAATCCGCGGTCCGCGGCCGCTCCGGAGATCGTCTTCGACGACGTGGTGGATGCGGTCGCCACCGCGACCAACCAGCGCCCCGGTGCCTGGCAGGTCGGTGCGACCCGGTCCTTCGCGGTGGTCTTCGCGGCGGCGGCGCTCGGCGCCGGTGCGTTGGCCGCGCTCTTCGCCGGCCCGCCGCACCTGCCCGGCGCGGTGGCCGCCCTGCTGGTCGCGGTGGCGTTGCTGGTGGGTGCGGCGGTGCTGTCCAGGGCCGTCGGCGACAGTCAGACCGGCGCGGTGCTGGCCATCGTCGGCCTGGTGCACGCCGCCACCGGCGGTCTGCTGCTGCTCGCCGGTGATCGGCCGCTGACCGAGCTGGCCAGCCCGCACGTGCTGCTGGCGTCGACCGCCGCGGTGGTCGCCGGGGCGGTGGCCGTGATGGCGGTCGGTGACCGGTACCCCCTCTTCTTCGCCGCGATCGGGGTGGGGGCCGCGACCGGCCTGGGCGCACTGCTCTGCCTGGTCTTCGGCCTGGACGCGCCGGCGGCCGCGGCGGTGGTGGCCGCTGTGGCGTTCGGCGTCGTGCCGGCGCTGCCGATGATGGCCTACCGGCTGGCGAGACTGCCGGTGCCGTCGATCCCGACCGGCCCGGAGGACCTGAAGACCGACACCGAGTCGGTGGACGGCCGGCAGGTGCTCCAGCGCAGCGAACGCGCCGACCAGTTCATGACCGGTCTGCTGTGGACGGTGTCGCTGCTGGTGCTGGGCGCGCAGTTCGTGCTGGCCCTCGACGGACGCCTGCCGGCGGTGCTGCTGTGCCTGGTGCTGGCCCTGCTGTCGTTGCTGCGGGCCCGACCGCTCCTGGGCCGTGCGCAGCGCACCCCGGTGCTGCTGGCGGGCACCGTCGGGCTGGGTCTGGCCGCTGCGGCCACCTTCGCCGACGGATCGCTGTCGGTCCGGCTCGGTCTGATCCTCGGCGGGCTGGTGCTGGCCGCCGTGGTCAGCCTGATCTACGGTCTGAGCGTCGCCGGCAAGCGCATCTCGCCGGTCTGGGGCCGCCTCCTCGACATCGCTGAGATCCTGCTGATCATCGCGCTGGTCCCGCTCGCCTTCTGGGTGTGCGGCCTCTACGGCTGGATCGTCAACCTCCGGCCCTGA
- the eccCa gene encoding type VII secretion protein EccCa — MSTVVFRRLPRQPGPALPRGEVLLESPPELPEPTPRGMGQLLMILPMFCGVGAMAFLYAGKGGGMMTYVAGGLFGVSMLGMAIGSLANSGGKDKAELNADRRDYMRYLAQMRKRTRRAAEQQRAAMAWRHPEPDALWSIAASRRLWERRITEDDFGETRIALGPQRLAVEIVPPETKPVEDLEPMSAIALRRFVRAHSTVPELPTALSVRAFSRVALRGDREPVLNLTRAALGQLATFHAPDDLVVAVVAAPDRQSSWGWVKWLPHAHHSARTDAAGARRLVFASLAEAEAALAGELAGRPRFAPEAKPLTTAAHLVVVIDGGEVSPTCQLVGPGLLGTTVIDLSGTVPRDAGRWLLCLDVADGSSLDLIRGSSSSPLGRPDQLSAEAAEGLARQIAPYRLSQQQTSSDEPLARSMELPDLLGVGDAATVDVQNTWRPRGHRDRLRIPLGVGPDGNVVELDFKESAHEGMGPHGLVIGATGSGKSELLRTVVAALAVTHSSEELNFVLVDFKGGATFASLEALPHTSAVITNLADELPLVDRMRDALAGEMVRRQELLRAAGNYVSRFEYEKARAAGEPLAPMPSLLIICDEFSELLAAKPDFIDLFVMIGRLGRSLGVHLLLASQRLEEGKLRGLDTHLSYRIGLRTFSAVESRIVLGVPDAYELPNAPGHGYLKTDTSTMLRFRAAYVSGAYRAPGQQASASQALVQRRIVPYGLDFVPAQVPQVPVATTPEPEQPADGKAVAMLDVLIDQLKGRGRPAHQVWLPPLADPPGLGELLGALAVDPTYGLCTASWPGRGRLTVPVGVVDRPYEQRRDPMMVELAGAGGNVVIVGRSLSGKSTMLRTLLASLALTHTPREVQFFCLDFGGGALRSLDRLPHMAGVAGRRDVEAVRRTVAEVVAVLDERETRFAQHGIDSVASYRRRRAAGEFADDPFGDVFLVVDGWNTLRQEYEELEQTITTLANRGLGFGVHVVLTAVRWAEIRINMRDLLGTKLELRLGDASESEIDRRAATNVPEKSPGRGLTRDKLHFLTAISRIDGRRDIDDLSEASLSLAGHVAANWPGRPAPKVRLLPRRLPVAELARLIDRSAPGLPIGVNESALAPVYLDLVNEPHLTVFGDAECGKTNLLRLIARGITERYTPAQARLVIADYRRGLLGAVEGDHLLDYAPSNQAFAQGLGSIRSALSNRLPGPDVTTAQLRDRSWWKGPDLYILVDDYDLVASGGSNPLSALQELLPQARDIGLHLVITRRVGGVSRALYEPVLQRLRELDSPGLLMSGNREEGAVFGTLRPSPQPPGRGTLVRRRDGQQLIQTAWAEPS; from the coding sequence GTGAGCACTGTCGTGTTCCGCAGGCTCCCGCGTCAGCCGGGGCCCGCCCTACCGCGCGGCGAGGTGCTGCTGGAGTCGCCTCCCGAGCTGCCGGAGCCGACGCCCCGCGGCATGGGGCAGCTGCTCATGATCCTGCCGATGTTCTGCGGGGTCGGTGCGATGGCCTTCCTCTACGCCGGCAAGGGCGGCGGCATGATGACGTACGTCGCCGGTGGTCTCTTCGGCGTCTCGATGCTCGGCATGGCGATCGGTTCACTCGCCAACAGCGGTGGCAAGGACAAGGCCGAGTTGAACGCCGACCGCCGCGACTACATGCGTTACCTGGCCCAGATGCGCAAGCGCACCCGGCGGGCCGCTGAGCAGCAGCGGGCCGCGATGGCCTGGCGGCACCCGGAGCCCGACGCGCTCTGGTCGATCGCGGCGTCCCGCCGCCTCTGGGAGCGGCGGATCACCGAGGACGACTTCGGCGAGACCCGCATCGCCCTCGGCCCGCAGCGGCTGGCCGTGGAGATCGTCCCGCCGGAGACGAAGCCGGTGGAGGACCTGGAGCCGATGAGCGCCATCGCGCTCCGCCGGTTCGTCCGCGCGCACTCCACAGTGCCCGAGCTGCCGACCGCCCTGTCGGTGCGCGCGTTCAGTCGAGTGGCGCTGCGTGGTGACCGCGAGCCCGTGCTCAACCTGACCCGGGCGGCGCTCGGGCAGCTGGCCACCTTCCACGCACCGGACGACCTGGTGGTCGCGGTGGTCGCCGCTCCGGACCGACAGTCGTCGTGGGGCTGGGTCAAGTGGCTGCCACACGCCCACCACAGCGCCCGTACGGACGCCGCCGGCGCGCGCCGGTTGGTCTTCGCCAGCCTGGCCGAGGCCGAGGCCGCGCTCGCCGGTGAGCTGGCGGGGCGACCCCGGTTCGCCCCCGAGGCCAAGCCGCTGACCACCGCCGCGCACCTGGTCGTGGTCATCGACGGCGGGGAGGTCTCACCGACCTGCCAACTGGTGGGGCCAGGGTTGCTCGGCACCACCGTGATCGACCTTTCCGGGACGGTGCCGCGCGACGCGGGCCGCTGGCTGCTCTGCCTCGACGTGGCTGACGGAAGCTCGCTCGACCTGATCCGGGGCAGCTCGTCGTCGCCGCTGGGTCGACCCGACCAGCTCAGCGCCGAGGCCGCCGAGGGGCTGGCCCGGCAGATCGCCCCGTACCGGCTCTCCCAGCAGCAGACCAGCAGCGACGAGCCGCTGGCCCGCAGCATGGAGCTGCCGGACCTGCTCGGTGTGGGTGACGCCGCGACGGTCGACGTCCAGAACACCTGGCGACCGCGGGGCCACCGGGACCGGCTGCGAATCCCGCTCGGTGTCGGCCCGGACGGCAACGTGGTCGAGCTGGACTTCAAGGAGTCGGCGCACGAGGGCATGGGCCCGCACGGTCTGGTGATCGGTGCGACCGGGTCGGGCAAGAGCGAGCTGCTCCGGACGGTGGTGGCCGCGTTGGCGGTGACCCACTCGTCGGAGGAGCTGAACTTCGTCCTGGTGGACTTCAAGGGCGGCGCGACGTTCGCCTCGTTGGAGGCGCTGCCGCACACCAGCGCGGTCATCACCAACCTGGCCGACGAGCTGCCGCTGGTCGACCGGATGCGCGACGCGCTCGCCGGGGAGATGGTGCGCCGGCAGGAGCTGCTGCGGGCGGCCGGCAACTACGTCTCCCGCTTTGAGTACGAGAAGGCCCGCGCGGCCGGTGAGCCGCTCGCCCCGATGCCCAGCCTGTTGATCATCTGTGACGAGTTCAGCGAGCTGCTCGCCGCCAAGCCCGACTTCATCGACCTGTTCGTGATGATCGGCCGACTGGGCCGGTCGCTCGGCGTGCACCTGCTGCTGGCCAGCCAGCGACTCGAAGAGGGCAAGCTCCGCGGTCTGGACACGCACCTGTCGTACCGGATCGGTCTGCGTACCTTCTCCGCCGTGGAGAGCCGGATCGTGCTCGGTGTCCCGGACGCGTACGAGCTGCCGAACGCGCCCGGTCACGGTTACCTGAAGACCGACACCAGCACGATGCTGCGGTTCCGGGCCGCGTACGTGTCGGGGGCGTACCGGGCGCCGGGGCAGCAGGCCTCCGCGTCGCAGGCGCTGGTGCAGCGACGGATCGTGCCGTACGGCCTCGACTTCGTTCCGGCCCAGGTCCCGCAGGTGCCGGTGGCCACCACGCCCGAGCCGGAGCAACCGGCCGACGGCAAGGCCGTGGCGATGCTCGACGTGCTGATCGACCAGCTCAAGGGTCGAGGGCGTCCCGCCCACCAGGTGTGGCTGCCGCCGCTGGCCGATCCGCCGGGCCTCGGCGAGCTGCTCGGCGCGCTGGCGGTCGACCCGACCTACGGGCTGTGCACGGCGTCCTGGCCCGGGCGGGGGCGGCTGACCGTACCGGTCGGGGTGGTGGACCGCCCGTACGAGCAGCGCCGTGACCCGATGATGGTCGAGCTGGCCGGCGCCGGCGGCAACGTGGTCATCGTCGGCCGCTCACTGAGTGGCAAGAGCACCATGCTGCGTACGCTGCTCGCCTCGTTGGCACTCACCCACACGCCGCGTGAGGTGCAGTTCTTCTGCCTGGACTTCGGTGGGGGCGCGCTGCGCAGTCTCGACCGGTTGCCGCACATGGCGGGGGTGGCCGGTCGTCGGGACGTCGAGGCGGTCCGCCGGACGGTGGCCGAGGTGGTGGCCGTCCTGGACGAACGGGAGACGCGTTTCGCCCAGCACGGCATCGACTCGGTGGCCAGCTACCGTCGCCGCCGGGCCGCCGGTGAGTTCGCGGACGACCCGTTCGGCGACGTGTTCCTGGTGGTGGACGGCTGGAACACGCTGCGCCAGGAGTACGAGGAGCTGGAGCAGACGATCACCACGCTGGCCAACCGGGGGCTCGGTTTCGGCGTTCACGTGGTGCTCACGGCGGTGCGTTGGGCCGAGATCCGGATCAACATGCGGGATCTGCTCGGCACCAAGTTGGAGCTGCGCCTCGGTGACGCGTCGGAGTCCGAGATCGATCGTCGGGCGGCGACGAACGTGCCGGAGAAGTCGCCCGGTCGCGGTCTGACGCGCGACAAGCTGCACTTCCTCACTGCCATCTCGCGCATCGACGGTCGTCGGGACATCGACGACCTGAGTGAGGCGTCGTTGTCCCTGGCGGGGCACGTGGCGGCCAACTGGCCGGGGCGTCCGGCGCCGAAGGTGCGGCTACTGCCGCGCAGGCTTCCGGTGGCCGAGCTGGCCCGGCTCATCGACCGGTCGGCACCCGGCCTGCCGATCGGTGTCAACGAGTCGGCGCTCGCGCCGGTCTACCTGGACCTGGTCAACGAGCCGCACCTGACGGTCTTCGGCGACGCGGAGTGCGGCAAGACCAACCTGCTGCGGTTGATCGCCCGGGGCATCACCGAGCGGTACACGCCGGCGCAGGCCCGCCTGGTGATCGCCGACTACCGGCGTGGTCTGCTGGGTGCGGTCGAGGGTGATCACCTGCTGGACTACGCCCCGTCGAACCAGGCGTTCGCGCAGGGTCTCGGCTCGATCCGCAGCGCGTTGTCCAACCGGCTGCCCGGCCCGGACGTGACCACCGCCCAGCTGCGCGACCGCAGTTGGTGGAAGGGCCCCGACCTGTACATCCTGGTGGACGACTACGACCTGGTCGCCTCCGGTGGCAGCAATCCGCTCAGCGCCCTGCAGGAGCTGCTGCCGCAGGCACGCGACATCGGTCTGCACCTGGTCATCACACGTCGGGTCGGCGGGGTGTCCCGGGCGCTCTACGAGCCGGTGCTGCAACGGTTGCGCGAACTGGACTCACCGGGCCTGCTGATGTCCGGCAACCGGGAGGAGGGCGCGGTCTTCGGAACGTTGCGGCCGAGCCCGCAGCCGCCTGGTCGCGGCACCCTCGTCCGACGGCGTGATGGTCAGCAACTGATCCAGACCGCCTGGGCGGAGCCGTCCTGA
- a CDS encoding WXG100 family type VII secretion target, with amino-acid sequence MAFEVEAATLHTAASDVRSTRSEVDGELKKLWNVVDDLAMAWKGQASTGFQSLMTRWSEDTSKLLTAMDNIADLLDKSGTTHQVNDEEQQQMLDKFHSALNP; translated from the coding sequence ATGGCGTTCGAGGTCGAAGCAGCGACTCTGCATACCGCCGCGAGTGACGTGCGGTCCACGCGCAGCGAGGTTGACGGCGAGCTGAAGAAGCTCTGGAACGTGGTCGACGACCTGGCGATGGCATGGAAGGGCCAGGCGTCCACGGGCTTCCAGTCGCTGATGACGCGCTGGAGCGAAGACACGAGCAAGCTGCTGACGGCGATGGACAACATCGCCGATCTGCTCGACAAGTCGGGTACGACGCACCAGGTCAACGACGAAGAGCAGCAGCAGATGCTGGACAAGTTCCACTCTGCTCTCAACCCGTGA
- a CDS encoding WXG100 family type VII secretion target: protein MTIKVDYAVLESSNQQMQAISKTLEEKLDTLRSMLTKLHWDGEDRVAYEQHQAKWDAAVQDINRILNEIGGAVGIARENYLTTEMSNSKVWG, encoded by the coding sequence GTGACGATCAAAGTTGACTATGCGGTCCTCGAGAGCAGCAACCAGCAGATGCAGGCCATCTCGAAGACCCTCGAGGAGAAGCTCGACACGCTGCGGTCGATGCTGACCAAGCTCCACTGGGACGGCGAGGACCGGGTTGCCTACGAGCAGCACCAGGCCAAGTGGGACGCGGCGGTCCAGGACATCAACCGCATCCTGAACGAGATCGGCGGCGCCGTCGGCATCGCCCGGGAAAACTACCTCACCACCGAGATGAGCAACTCGAAGGTGTGGGGCTGA
- the mycP gene encoding type VII secretion-associated serine protease mycosin, producing the protein MRECPPLSATTLSRRPVTAVLSGALAALLGAGLVAPTPAAAAAPSCGPGSEESLTETPWALRRLEPSSAWPLSRGAGVTVAVIDSGVSATHPLLNGQVLEGRDFNDLPANQGQCDLVGHGTMIAGIIAGREGTGVPFSGIAPAARILPVRVLPDLKDTNDPDLPGQIAAAIDWAVEQGADVINLSLTTVPGPELTAAVERALAKRVVLVAAAGNRQEGQQDRPGYPAAYPGVIAVGGVDEQGGHVGSSISGDYVDIAAPGLNIIGPAPQGAGYRGEPNGGTSYAAAYVSGAAALVRAAYPDLSPQQIAERLERTADNPPEGHNADIGYGMVNPYRAVSSLLGTRTNPPAGALPMPPAQDDPLGWQRPAAIWAAAVGGLLTVLLLIARPIVTRGRRRGWRPGRRTDSAAAG; encoded by the coding sequence GTGCGCGAATGCCCGCCGTTGAGCGCGACCACCCTGTCCCGTCGTCCCGTCACAGCGGTCCTCAGTGGAGCGTTGGCGGCTCTGCTCGGTGCCGGCCTGGTGGCACCCACCCCGGCAGCCGCGGCAGCGCCCTCCTGCGGCCCCGGCAGCGAGGAGAGCCTGACGGAGACGCCATGGGCGTTGCGCCGACTTGAGCCGTCCTCCGCGTGGCCACTGTCCCGGGGCGCCGGCGTCACGGTGGCGGTGATCGACTCCGGGGTCTCCGCGACCCATCCGCTGCTCAATGGTCAGGTGCTCGAAGGCCGCGACTTCAATGATCTGCCGGCCAACCAGGGCCAGTGCGACCTGGTCGGGCACGGCACGATGATCGCCGGCATCATCGCCGGCCGGGAGGGCACGGGCGTCCCGTTCAGCGGCATCGCCCCGGCTGCCCGCATCCTCCCCGTCCGGGTCCTGCCGGACCTCAAGGACACCAACGACCCCGACCTCCCCGGGCAGATCGCCGCGGCCATCGACTGGGCGGTCGAGCAGGGCGCCGACGTCATCAACCTGTCCCTGACCACCGTTCCCGGCCCCGAGCTGACAGCCGCCGTCGAGCGTGCCCTGGCCAAGCGGGTGGTGCTGGTCGCCGCCGCCGGCAACCGGCAGGAGGGCCAGCAGGACAGACCGGGTTACCCGGCCGCGTACCCCGGGGTGATCGCCGTCGGTGGGGTCGACGAGCAGGGCGGTCACGTGGGCAGCTCGATCAGCGGCGACTACGTCGACATCGCCGCACCGGGGTTGAACATCATCGGGCCGGCACCGCAGGGAGCCGGCTACCGCGGCGAGCCGAACGGCGGCACCAGCTACGCCGCCGCGTACGTCTCGGGAGCGGCCGCGCTGGTCCGGGCCGCATACCCGGACCTCAGTCCACAACAGATCGCCGAACGGCTGGAACGCACGGCCGACAACCCACCGGAAGGCCACAACGCCGACATCGGCTACGGCATGGTGAATCCATACCGTGCGGTGTCGAGCCTGCTGGGCACCCGGACGAACCCGCCCGCCGGCGCCCTCCCGATGCCCCCGGCGCAGGACGACCCGCTGGGCTGGCAACGCCCCGCCGCGATCTGGGCGGCGGCGGTCGGTGGCCTGCTCACCGTGCTGCTGCTGATCGCGCGACCGATCGTCACCCGTGGTCGCCGACGGGGCTGGCGCCCGGGCCGGCGCACCGACTCAGCGGCTGCCGGCTGA
- a CDS encoding helix-turn-helix transcriptional regulator, producing the protein MTKTAAGDTGGGRNWTFLTNHGHVLLAIARDPTARLRDVAAEVGVTERAAQAIVADLEAGGYLHRTRVGRRNEYTLNPSGRFRHPAEADRQVGALLALFADPSTAEVGPQA; encoded by the coding sequence ATGACGAAGACGGCAGCGGGCGACACCGGTGGTGGGCGGAACTGGACGTTCCTCACCAACCACGGGCACGTTCTGCTGGCCATCGCCCGCGACCCCACCGCCCGGCTGCGGGATGTCGCCGCCGAGGTCGGCGTGACCGAACGTGCCGCGCAGGCGATCGTCGCCGACCTGGAGGCGGGCGGATACCTGCACCGCACCCGCGTCGGGCGGCGCAACGAGTACACCCTCAACCCGTCCGGTCGGTTCCGTCATCCCGCCGAGGCCGACCGCCAGGTCGGTGCCCTGCTCGCGCTGTTCGCCGATCCGTCCACCGCGGAGGTCGGTCCCCAGGCCTGA